Proteins co-encoded in one Spirosoma endbachense genomic window:
- a CDS encoding hybrid sensor histidine kinase/response regulator transcription factor — protein sequence MAIRLLALLFSLFFLASPQLAIAQQSKRDSLDNLLKHAGPDTNRVLLLTKAVGVYYTYNPQQAKKYADEAMQLAQKLGYGRGIGRSYISLGIYHWFQGNYQTAMHYTKKAIPYFEELKDEDGLASAYGNIGINYKGMGDFSRATEYSFKSLKLWEKVGNQARIAYLLNNIGVLLKGQQKYDQALYYLRQSYTKSEGIEPNHQAGVLVNMGSICIVTKDYPKAISYLIQARTRYAALNEPSGLVICDNNLGETYARLGQYAKAEMFLQRALQLGNQLNDKDDIMGILLALGDIRLKTSRAAESFAYFDKVYVLASESKDNEKRLIVYKGLETANAQTGNFAKAYQFLSKWVALNDSVFGVENAKKIARIQAEYQSEKKQAEIELLKKDQQVSRLWRNSIGTGLLALLLIAGLVVSRQRLKIHSDQVLLDQSKLVAEKNSQLEIQTHLLENQAVTLTEQAHQLQELDAVKSRFFTNITHEFRTPLTLIMGTLSAKMYELTTRPETTLHKNEATVMQRNAQRLLRLINQLLDLAKLESGRLDLQTQTGDLRPLLNVVSALFSSLASQRHIRLSVHLSPFPLPVSHDPDQLEKVMTNLLSNAFKFTPDGGEITLSGGPVQVHEQDFVELTVDDSGIGVAPDQATQVFERFYQGTAPQQDRQPGTGVGLSLVKEIVELHGGTIRIDPKSTPGARIVVCLPMATLTTPASELAATESTPNPVVLDTSFEVDDSLPIAESEATALQISSPDQTTMSQLPLLLIVDDNDDIRQFIREQMKRTYRVLERENGQLGLLAAQENLPDLIISDWMMPDMDGIEFCQRIKTDERTNHIPFILLTALATQDKRLTGLETGADDYLTKPFDARELLLRTQNLIASRQMLHDRFSREIRVQPQDITVTSADEKFLTRIIRIVEENMSNPEFNVEQFGREVGLSRMQLHRKLLSLTGQSSGDFIRLMRLKRAGQLLEGRAGNVSEIAYGVGFNSLSYFTKCFREQFGVLPSDYLETVTLSDTGGLV from the coding sequence ATGGGCGGGGCATTGGGCGCAGCTATATCAGCCTGGGTATTTACCATTGGTTCCAGGGTAATTATCAGACTGCCATGCACTATACAAAAAAAGCGATCCCCTACTTTGAGGAGTTGAAGGATGAGGATGGGTTGGCATCAGCCTATGGAAACATAGGTATAAATTATAAAGGGATGGGGGATTTTTCGAGGGCAACAGAGTACTCCTTTAAAAGCCTCAAACTATGGGAAAAAGTAGGAAACCAGGCCCGGATCGCCTACCTCCTTAACAACATAGGCGTACTCTTGAAGGGCCAGCAGAAGTACGATCAGGCCCTTTATTACTTGCGGCAATCATACACAAAAAGTGAAGGTATCGAACCCAACCATCAAGCGGGTGTTCTGGTGAACATGGGGTCGATCTGTATAGTGACAAAAGACTACCCCAAAGCCATTAGCTATCTGATTCAGGCGCGAACCCGCTACGCAGCACTTAACGAACCAAGTGGCCTGGTCATCTGCGACAACAACCTCGGCGAAACATACGCCCGGTTGGGTCAGTACGCAAAGGCCGAAATGTTTCTCCAGCGGGCGTTGCAACTGGGTAACCAACTCAACGACAAGGACGATATAATGGGGATTCTGCTGGCGCTGGGTGATATTCGGCTAAAGACCAGTCGGGCTGCAGAGAGCTTTGCCTACTTCGACAAAGTCTATGTGTTGGCCAGTGAATCGAAAGACAACGAGAAACGATTGATCGTGTATAAAGGGCTGGAAACGGCCAACGCCCAGACCGGCAACTTTGCGAAAGCCTACCAGTTTCTGTCAAAATGGGTGGCCCTGAACGACTCTGTGTTTGGGGTAGAGAATGCCAAAAAAATTGCCCGAATTCAGGCCGAGTACCAGTCGGAAAAGAAACAGGCAGAGATCGAACTGCTCAAAAAAGATCAGCAGGTATCGCGATTGTGGCGCAACAGTATTGGCACAGGCTTGCTGGCTCTGTTGCTCATTGCGGGGCTGGTGGTGAGTCGGCAACGACTCAAAATTCACAGTGATCAGGTGCTGCTGGATCAAAGCAAACTCGTAGCGGAGAAAAATAGTCAGTTAGAAATTCAAACGCATCTTCTCGAAAATCAGGCAGTTACGCTTACGGAGCAGGCACACCAATTGCAGGAATTAGACGCAGTTAAATCCCGGTTCTTCACCAACATCACGCACGAATTTCGCACTCCGCTGACGCTGATTATGGGGACCTTGAGCGCAAAAATGTATGAGTTGACCACCCGGCCGGAAACCACGCTGCATAAAAACGAGGCCACCGTCATGCAACGCAACGCCCAGCGGCTCCTGCGCTTGATTAACCAGTTACTCGATCTAGCGAAGCTCGAATCGGGTCGGCTCGACTTACAAACACAAACCGGCGACCTGCGCCCGCTGCTCAACGTGGTATCGGCCTTGTTTTCGTCCCTGGCCAGTCAGCGTCATATTCGTTTATCGGTACACCTTTCGCCCTTCCCGCTACCGGTGAGTCACGATCCCGATCAGTTGGAGAAAGTAATGACAAACCTACTGTCAAACGCCTTCAAATTTACCCCGGACGGGGGCGAAATTACCCTTTCTGGTGGGCCAGTACAGGTTCACGAACAGGATTTTGTGGAACTGACGGTCGACGACAGCGGCATTGGTGTAGCGCCTGATCAGGCGACGCAGGTATTTGAGCGGTTTTATCAGGGAACGGCTCCCCAACAGGACCGGCAACCGGGTACGGGCGTCGGGTTGTCGTTAGTCAAAGAGATTGTCGAGTTGCACGGCGGCACCATCCGAATTGACCCCAAATCTACCCCTGGTGCCCGGATTGTTGTTTGCTTACCAATGGCCACCCTGACAACTCCGGCCAGCGAATTGGCCGCCACCGAATCGACTCCCAATCCGGTCGTTCTGGATACCAGCTTCGAGGTTGACGACTCCCTGCCAATTGCCGAATCAGAAGCCACGGCACTACAAATTAGTTCTCCTGATCAGACTACTATGAGCCAGCTGCCGTTGCTGCTGATCGTAGACGATAATGATGACATCCGCCAGTTTATTCGGGAGCAGATGAAACGAACTTACCGGGTACTTGAACGAGAAAACGGCCAGTTGGGACTACTTGCCGCCCAGGAAAATCTGCCCGATCTCATCATTAGCGACTGGATGATGCCCGACATGGACGGCATTGAATTTTGCCAGCGTATCAAAACCGACGAGCGCACCAACCACATTCCGTTTATATTGCTAACGGCCCTTGCGACTCAGGACAAGCGGCTGACGGGCCTCGAAACCGGGGCCGACGATTATCTGACCAAGCCCTTCGATGCGCGGGAGTTGCTGCTTCGTACCCAAAACCTGATTGCCAGCCGACAGATGCTGCACGACCGGTTTAGTCGCGAAATCAGGGTTCAGCCCCAAGATATCACCGTTACCTCCGCCGACGAAAAATTCCTGACGCGGATAATCCGAATTGTGGAAGAAAACATGAGCAATCCCGAGTTTAATGTCGAGCAATTCGGGCGCGAAGTGGGTTTAAGCCGAATGCAACTGCACCGTAAACTCCTCAGTCTGACAGGTCAATCATCGGGCGATTTCATCCGGCTGATGCGGTTGAAGCGTGCGGGCCAACTGTTGGAAGGGCGGGCCGGTAACGTTTCGGAAATTGCTTATGGGGTAGGCTTCAACTCGCTGTCGTACTTTACCAAGTGTTTTCGGGAACAGTTCGGCGTGTTGCCCAGCGATTATCTGGAGACAGTTACCTTGTCGGATACGGGTGGCTTGGTATAG